The Thioflexithrix psekupsensis genomic interval TCTTTTGTTCATTAGCGATTTATTAGAGAAAAATATCACCGTTTATTCTGGTGTGCGTTTTGATGTGGATAAAGAAAAAGGCTTGCATGGTATTTGTGACTTTATTCTCAGTCGATCTCCCGCGTTACCGACGGTGCAAGCTCCTGTGTTTATGTTGGTTGAGGCGAAAAAAAATGATATTGAGGAAGGATTAGGTCAATGTGCGGCTGAAATGGTGGCCGCACAATGGTTTAATCAACAGGAAAATACCCCTATCGCCACTGTATATGGTTGTGTGACAACGGGCGAAACGTGGCAATTTATGGCTCTGCAAGAGAATACTTTGTGCATGGATGACCGCAAATATTTTATTACTGATTTAACGCTGATTTTAAACCGTTTAAAACAATCATTAGCCGTTTAAGGAATGTTGCCATTATGTTGGTGAAAAGTGAGCAAGAACAAGCTGCATTATCTGTGGTCATTGTGTCTTTTAATACGCGAGAATTATTGCATCAATGTTTAAGCACATTAGATCAATGCAGTGGCTCTATTCCTTGTCAAGCGATTGTGGTGGATAATTATTCACGCGATGGATCGGCAAATATGGTGGCTAAATATTTTCCTCAAATTACCTTAATTCGTAGTGAAATTAATTTAGGTTTTGCCGCGGCGAATAATCTGGGTTTTAAACATGCGACTGCGCCTTTAATTGCCTTATTAAATTCTGATGCGTTTATTAACAAAGACACCATTGCTAATGCCTTAACTTTTTTAAACGATCACCCTAAAGCGGGTTTAATCGGAGCGCGTTTAATCGGTCGTGATGGCGAATGGCAACCGTCGGCGCGTTTATTTCCCAGTTTATTAAATCATTTCTTAATGATGTCGGGTTTATCGGGGCGTTATCGCCACTCGCGTTTTTTTGGTCGCGCTGATCGCACGTGGGCAGATGATACGGTTGCCGCGCTTGTGGATTGGGTGCCGGGGGCATTTTCTGTTGTACGACGGGACGTGTTGGAAGCAGTGGATTACTTTGATGAACGATTTTTTCTTTATTATGAAGAAGTGGATTTATGTCGGCGAATTCAACAAAAAGGCCATGAAATTTGGTATGTTCCCGCGTGTGAAGTGATACATATTGGTGGGGAATCGTCGCGCACGCTTGAGGTCGAAATGACCGAACGCGGCGCACAAGTCAACGCATGGCAAATGCGCAGTGCTTTGCTGTATTTTTATAAACATCACGGCACCAGCGGCGCGTGGGCGTGGTATCAGTTAGAACAACGCTGGCATCAATTGCGCGCATGGAAAAACGCCCGCCGCGATTCTGTAAAAGCCGATTATTCTAAACGAGTTTGCCATTTATTACGTCAAGCATGGCGCGATACACAAGGTGGAAAAATCTCGCCACAACGCCCGTGGACTTAATAAACGTTTTTTAGTTTTTATGGAATAACTTGTTTATTTTTATGCCTGTTTTTGATGCGTTAATTGTCGTTTCTTTTTGGGTTTTAATATATCTAATGGCTTTGCCGTTTTTTTCAAAAATAAGCTCCACAAATAACCTGAGTGATAATGCAGCAGTTAATGCAATAAAAGCCGCTAATATCACAAAATCATTTTCACGATAAAATCCCATCACTAATCCATACACACCAAAACCAATGCCTAATGGCGCAATAAAATGATAAGCGTAACAGGATAATTTTGCACTCAATCCTTCGAGTTGAAAAGTCCCTCGTGGGGTGGTTAATGTGCTGTTCATGACGGTTGTCCGAGTGATGTTAGGGAGAAAACAGAGAATAGCTGTTTTTTTGGAATTGAGAAAATTTTAAATAAACATAAAGCCGTCCCGTTTTTTTTCTCACATCAAGATTTAACACGGGATAGCAGAATTCTAAAACAGCTTTAAACATAAGTATAGAGCTTTTTTTAAGTCAATGTGTAGTAATGAGTGATGGTTATTTACTTAATTTGCGTTGGAAATAAAGTATCGAATTGGGTCGCGGAGGGATATGAAGAATATGCTCAACGTTTGCCTGCGCATTGTCGTTTGCAATTGATTGAAATTCCTTTAAAAAAGCGCGTTAAAACTGCGTCGTTACTCCGTTTACAACAAGAGGAAGGTGAAAAAATGCAAGCGGCGATTCCTACGGGTGCGCATGTGATTGCTTTAGATGAGCGGGGTCAATCGTGGTCGAGTCCGCAATTAGCCGCGCAATTGGCGCATTGGCAACAGCATTTTAGTCAAGTGGCTTTATTGGTAGGTGGCCCGGAGGGGTTAGCGGCTGATTGTTTGCGGCGTGCTAATGATCGTTGGTCGTTGTCGGCGGCGACGTTGCCGCATCCGCTGGTGCGTATTATTGTAGCAGAGCAGTTGTATCGCGCTTGGACTTTGACGCAAGGACATCCTTATCATCGGGCGTAATGGGTGTTGTTATTTTCACTGTGGTATTCAGTATAATTACACTTTGAATCAGCTATTATCATATTTATTATCGCAGCTTTCTGATTATTTCAAATACCAGATCGGTTTTGCGTTCTGAAATTGATAGTTTTTTTCATCAGTCAGCTTTACACCTTAGTTTTGTAAAAAATATGCAAATTGTTTTAATTTTTTCCCTAATTTAATCAAAATAATGCCTAATAATTCAAGAATATAAGATATAAATAAAATAAAAGAGTGATATAAATATTTTTGTCTTTCTTGTTTTTCTGGCTGTTCAAAAAGATCATCATTCAAACTATTTTCAAATGAACCATTGAGCATATCTTCTCTATATAATTCAAGGTAATAATCATCTAACTGATCAGGATTTGATTCAATAAAATCATCATCTAAATAATTTAATTCATCATAAGTCGCTAAAAACTCAAGTTCTAATGTTGTCCATTCATCAAAACAGGTGGAATTATTATCAAGTAAACTATAGGCTTGTAAAGATTCTTCTATGTCTAGCTCATTCAATTTAAGTTGATGCAATTCGCGCAAAAGAATCGCTTGAGCTGATAAGCCCAGACTGGGCGTGTTTTCTATATCCATTTCATTCAAATATTTAAAATTCATTTAATAACATAATCAATTTCTTGAAGCTGTTTTAATTTTTCAGTCAAGCGTTGTTGCATTTTTAATTCACCTAACCATGTTATATATTCCTCATCGCCACCGTGTAAATTTTCAGCCGTATAATTAGC includes:
- a CDS encoding glycosyltransferase family 2 protein, which produces MLVKSEQEQAALSVVIVSFNTRELLHQCLSTLDQCSGSIPCQAIVVDNYSRDGSANMVAKYFPQITLIRSEINLGFAAANNLGFKHATAPLIALLNSDAFINKDTIANALTFLNDHPKAGLIGARLIGRDGEWQPSARLFPSLLNHFLMMSGLSGRYRHSRFFGRADRTWADDTVAALVDWVPGAFSVVRRDVLEAVDYFDERFFLYYEEVDLCRRIQQKGHEIWYVPACEVIHIGGESSRTLEVEMTERGAQVNAWQMRSALLYFYKHHGTSGAWAWYQLEQRWHQLRAWKNARRDSVKADYSKRVCHLLRQAWRDTQGGKISPQRPWT
- the rlmH gene encoding 23S rRNA (pseudouridine(1915)-N(3))-methyltransferase RlmH, with the translated sequence MVIYLICVGNKVSNWVAEGYEEYAQRLPAHCRLQLIEIPLKKRVKTASLLRLQQEEGEKMQAAIPTGAHVIALDERGQSWSSPQLAAQLAHWQQHFSQVALLVGGPEGLAADCLRRANDRWSLSAATLPHPLVRIIVAEQLYRAWTLTQGHPYHRA